The Rhizobium sp. BT03 genome has a window encoding:
- a CDS encoding PQQ-dependent sugar dehydrogenase — MKRLSAFHFAAALVLLGTASADAADTVNTQGPTVRVEKLADGLDHPWAVEVLPDGAYLVTERPGRMRIIRDGKVSDPIGGVPKVSARGQGGLMDVALAPDFATSRKLYFTAAIANGQGSGTEAFSATLSADEKVLDAVTPVFTMRRFTSGNIQYGSRIAIARDGSLFISVGDRGDRDRSQDWRDDAGSIIHINADGSIPADNPVKDGGKALPEIWSKGHRNPQGITFDTMDGKLYTVEHGARGGDEINEPEAGKNYGWPIITYGRDYSGAEIGEGTAKKGLEQPLHYWDPSIAPGALTVYRGAMFPEWDGNFLVAALKFQLLSRMQRDESGVFVAEERLFEGEYGRIRDVIVAPDGALLMVTDEDNGALLRVSRAEANNG, encoded by the coding sequence ATGAAGAGACTGTCCGCCTTCCATTTCGCCGCAGCGCTGGTCTTGCTCGGCACCGCATCGGCTGATGCCGCCGATACGGTCAATACACAAGGCCCCACGGTCCGTGTCGAAAAGCTCGCCGACGGGCTCGACCATCCCTGGGCGGTCGAGGTGTTGCCCGACGGCGCCTACCTCGTTACCGAGCGGCCGGGCCGCATGCGCATCATCCGCGACGGCAAGGTCTCCGACCCGATTGGCGGCGTGCCCAAGGTCAGCGCCCGCGGCCAGGGCGGCCTGATGGACGTTGCGCTCGCTCCGGACTTTGCGACATCGAGAAAGCTCTATTTCACCGCCGCAATCGCCAATGGACAGGGCTCCGGCACCGAGGCCTTCAGCGCCACGCTTTCCGCCGACGAGAAGGTTCTCGATGCCGTGACACCTGTTTTCACCATGCGGCGCTTCACCTCGGGCAATATCCAGTACGGCTCGCGCATCGCCATTGCCCGCGACGGTTCGCTGTTCATCAGCGTCGGCGACCGCGGCGACCGCGACCGCTCGCAGGACTGGCGGGACGATGCCGGCTCGATCATCCACATCAATGCCGACGGCAGTATCCCGGCCGACAATCCGGTCAAGGACGGCGGCAAGGCGCTGCCGGAAATCTGGTCGAAAGGCCACCGCAACCCGCAGGGCATCACCTTCGATACCATGGACGGCAAACTCTATACCGTCGAACACGGCGCGCGCGGCGGCGACGAGATCAATGAGCCCGAGGCGGGCAAGAATTACGGCTGGCCGATCATCACCTACGGCCGTGATTATTCCGGTGCCGAGATCGGCGAAGGCACCGCCAAAAAGGGGCTGGAACAGCCGCTGCATTACTGGGATCCATCGATCGCCCCCGGCGCGCTCACCGTCTATCGCGGCGCCATGTTTCCGGAATGGGACGGCAATTTCCTCGTCGCAGCGCTGAAGTTCCAGCTGCTCTCGCGCATGCAGCGCGACGAGAGCGGCGTCTTCGTCGCCGAGGAACGCCTGTTCGAGGGCGAATACGGCCGCATCCGCGATGTCATCGTCGCGCCCGATGGCGCGCTGCTGATGGTGACGGATGAGGATAACGGTGCGCTGCTCAGGGTTTCGCGCGCCGAGGCCAATAACGGCTGA
- a CDS encoding class GN sortase, producing the protein MASRLLASRNEEAADFEPLPTYLELAMAAAMAHDRPKARQRKGFFLWRLSSIEKAIAVAIAGLALYGLALIGDGFLLKAKAELSQILLKRAFAAELEGQETKPWPWADFTTEAKVRAPRLGKEAIVLSGASGEALAFGPAWLANTPQPGDEGTAVIAAHRDTHFRWLQYIKPGDTIEVTRRDGKVLTFKAGEGRIAPWDASGIDPASDGRHLVLTTCWPFDATERGPLRYILEAELVDGQATGSVQPANTKPLLQAE; encoded by the coding sequence ATGGCCTCTAGGCTCCTAGCAAGCCGGAACGAGGAAGCGGCCGACTTCGAGCCGCTTCCGACCTATCTGGAACTCGCCATGGCCGCCGCCATGGCCCACGACCGGCCGAAGGCGCGCCAGAGAAAGGGTTTCTTCCTTTGGCGTCTTTCCTCGATCGAGAAAGCGATCGCCGTTGCCATTGCCGGCCTCGCGCTTTACGGCTTGGCGCTGATCGGCGACGGCTTCCTGCTGAAGGCGAAGGCGGAGCTCTCCCAGATCCTGCTGAAACGCGCCTTCGCCGCGGAACTTGAGGGCCAGGAGACAAAACCCTGGCCCTGGGCGGATTTCACCACGGAGGCCAAAGTGCGGGCACCGCGCCTCGGCAAGGAGGCGATCGTGCTTTCCGGCGCTTCCGGCGAAGCTCTCGCCTTTGGTCCTGCCTGGCTCGCCAACACGCCGCAGCCAGGCGATGAAGGCACCGCTGTTATCGCCGCCCATCGCGACACCCACTTTCGCTGGCTGCAATACATAAAGCCGGGCGACACCATCGAAGTCACCCGCCGCGACGGCAAGGTCCTGACCTTCAAGGCCGGCGAAGGCCGCATCGCTCCCTGGGATGCCAGCGGCATCGATCCCGCCTCCGATGGCCGCCACCTGGTGCTGACCACCTGCTGGCCCTTCGACGCGACCGAACGCGGGCCGCTGCGCTACATCCTGGAAGCCGAACTGGTCGATGGACAAGCGACCGGTTCCGTTCAACCGGCAAACACAAAGCCGTTATTGCAGGCCGAATGA
- a CDS encoding marine proteobacterial sortase target protein, producing the protein MFLEDEYAIGRIRARRISISFLVAVTAFVACVTAMLGLASTARAETQQASGQLVALVRPNDVNSGSLLFPSKEPGFYVEAPRLKTDVAIDVSGPVARVRVTQRFQNPSKGWVEGTYVFPLPDNSAVDALKMQIGERFIEGQIKPRQEAREIYEQAKAEGKKTALLEQQRPNIFTNQVANIGPDEEIVVQIEYQETVHQSGGEFSLRFPMVVAPRYNPAPIVQTVEFNNGAGFATPRDPVENREKIEAPVLDPRENARINPVSLTVDLKAGFVLGDVKSSFHEVDIRQDGDQARTISLKGDAVPADKDFELIWKAAPGKTPSAGLFREVKDGKTYLLAFVTPPTAPDAATPPAKREVVFVIDNSGSMSGPSIEQARQSLALAISKLNPDDRFNVIRFDDTMTDYFKGLVAATPDNREKAIAYVRGLTADGGTEMLPALEDALRNQGPVATGALRQVVFLTDGAIGNEQQLFQEITANRGDARVFTVGIGSAPNTYFMTKAAEIGRGTFTQIGSADQVASRMGELFAKLQNPAMTDISAHFEGIAAEDITPNPMPDLYSGEPVVLTAQLPADKPAGKLEIVGKTGDQPWRVEMDIANAADGSGISKLWARRKIDDFEARAYERQDPAGLDKDIETVALAHHLVSRLTSLVAVDVTPSRPAGEPLGSAKLPLNLPEGWDFDKVFGENIVPPGGGERHGAVTPAGNAGPQQGAAGTGDLAVSPEIANMMAAAPTAKAATMIAQKSSTVNLPQTATRADEQIIRGLTMLLLALTAASGLAVWRRRIKRLIAVGAKSNGL; encoded by the coding sequence ATGTTTCTGGAAGATGAATATGCCATAGGGCGCATCCGCGCGCGCCGAATTTCCATTTCATTTCTTGTCGCCGTCACCGCCTTTGTCGCCTGTGTCACGGCGATGCTGGGGCTTGCCTCCACCGCCCGCGCCGAGACGCAGCAGGCATCCGGCCAACTCGTGGCCTTGGTCCGGCCGAACGACGTCAACAGCGGCTCGCTGCTCTTCCCGTCGAAGGAGCCGGGCTTTTATGTCGAAGCGCCGCGGCTGAAGACCGATGTCGCCATCGATGTCTCCGGCCCCGTCGCCAGGGTGAGGGTGACGCAGCGTTTCCAGAACCCGAGCAAGGGCTGGGTCGAGGGCACCTACGTCTTCCCGCTGCCGGACAATTCCGCCGTCGACGCGCTGAAGATGCAGATCGGCGAACGCTTCATCGAAGGCCAGATCAAGCCGCGCCAGGAAGCCCGCGAGATCTACGAGCAGGCCAAGGCCGAGGGCAAGAAGACGGCGCTGCTCGAACAGCAGCGGCCGAACATCTTCACCAACCAGGTCGCCAATATCGGGCCTGACGAAGAGATCGTCGTGCAGATCGAATATCAGGAGACGGTCCACCAGTCGGGCGGCGAGTTCTCGCTGCGCTTCCCGATGGTCGTCGCCCCGCGCTACAATCCGGCACCGATCGTCCAGACCGTCGAGTTCAACAACGGCGCCGGTTTCGCCACGCCGCGCGATCCGGTGGAAAACCGCGAGAAGATCGAAGCGCCGGTGCTCGATCCGCGCGAGAACGCCAGGATCAATCCGGTTTCGCTGACCGTCGACCTCAAGGCCGGCTTCGTGCTCGGCGACGTCAAATCCTCCTTCCACGAGGTCGATATCCGCCAGGACGGCGACCAGGCGAGAACGATCAGCCTAAAGGGGGACGCCGTTCCCGCCGACAAGGATTTCGAGCTTATCTGGAAGGCTGCTCCGGGCAAGACGCCGAGTGCCGGCCTCTTCCGTGAAGTCAAGGACGGCAAGACCTATCTGCTCGCCTTCGTCACTCCGCCCACGGCGCCGGATGCAGCAACGCCACCGGCCAAACGCGAAGTGGTCTTCGTCATCGACAATTCCGGTTCCATGTCCGGCCCGTCGATCGAGCAGGCAAGGCAGAGCCTGGCCCTTGCTATTTCCAAGTTGAACCCCGACGACCGCTTCAACGTCATCCGTTTCGACGACACGATGACCGACTATTTCAAGGGCCTCGTCGCCGCCACCCCTGACAACCGCGAAAAGGCGATCGCCTATGTCAGGGGCCTGACTGCCGACGGCGGCACGGAAATGCTGCCCGCTCTTGAGGATGCGCTGCGCAATCAGGGACCGGTCGCGACCGGGGCACTGCGCCAGGTCGTGTTCCTGACCGATGGTGCGATCGGCAACGAACAGCAGCTCTTCCAGGAAATCACCGCAAACCGCGGCGATGCCCGCGTCTTCACCGTCGGCATCGGCTCGGCGCCGAACACCTATTTCATGACCAAGGCCGCCGAAATCGGCCGCGGGACCTTCACTCAGATCGGCTCGGCCGATCAGGTGGCAAGCCGCATGGGCGAGCTTTTCGCCAAGCTGCAGAACCCCGCCATGACCGATATATCAGCGCATTTCGAAGGCATCGCAGCCGAGGACATCACGCCGAACCCGATGCCGGACCTTTATAGCGGCGAACCCGTCGTTCTCACCGCGCAACTGCCTGCGGACAAGCCCGCCGGCAAGCTTGAGATCGTCGGCAAGACAGGCGACCAGCCCTGGCGCGTCGAAATGGATATCGCCAATGCCGCCGACGGCAGCGGCATCTCCAAGCTCTGGGCGCGGCGCAAGATCGACGATTTCGAAGCCCGCGCCTATGAGCGTCAGGATCCGGCCGGGCTCGACAAGGATATCGAGACGGTGGCGCTCGCCCACCATCTCGTCTCCCGCCTCACCAGCCTCGTCGCCGTCGACGTCACCCCGTCTCGGCCGGCCGGCGAGCCGCTCGGCTCGGCGAAGCTGCCGCTCAACCTGCCCGAGGGCTGGGACTTCGATAAGGTCTTCGGCGAAAACATTGTTCCTCCCGGCGGCGGAGAACGTCATGGCGCCGTTACCCCTGCAGGAAACGCCGGACCGCAGCAGGGCGCGGCCGGAACAGGGGATCTCGCCGTGTCGCCTGAGATCGCAAACATGATGGCCGCAGCCCCGACCGCCAAGGCCGCGACGATGATCGCGCAGAAAAGCTCGACCGTGAACCTGCCGCAGACCGCGACGCGCGCCGACGAGCAGATCATCCGCGGGCTTACCATGCTGCTCCTGGCGCTGACGGCCGCAAGCGGGCTCGCCGTCTGGCGCCGGCGCATCAAGCGCCTGATCGCGGTCGGAGCCAAATCAAATGGCCTCTAG
- a CDS encoding glycosyltransferase family 39 protein, with the protein MPARILPDDPELNEAEGRQYPQQTSDRHMAARNYLNLDTAILLAILFIAIVFRFHKITLPLVDGFSWREISTAMMADNFRERSWNIFFPEVSWTGPGPSYQGREFQIVSYLTALLYQLFGWHDWFGRVVAAFFGVVTVFSLHRLTALCWDEMHAHAAALAYALMPAAVMIDSSFLPDPAMLALVTLGVWLFAKYWAGGSGWLLPLATVSFSLGVLSKPPGIAAGAVIFYLMVCWILENKRRQAAWVFLSGLLSLAIIGAYFSWAIYLARSYPPFHMAGSGGYIWDYGVWAYVRDRFYVNSLWNTSVLWFYGYPFLGLLAIGLWMPPKPAEDRKQRILSAIPSVWLAAATVLYLAAAGEITSNVWNLHIFHVPIAIFCGHGALLLATLSSKIVPAPAVALRSVCIVAVTLVWSTFPLVRTMKKPIAMKGKLLGEELARLAQPGDLVVAIAPEVGDPVAVYYSRARGWIFPPGGGDTEWSKFVADDTTAIAQLEELRAQGADLFGVTKNAIDKQDRLFVEHHGGVIDYLDRTAIKLTDSDDLLIYRITRP; encoded by the coding sequence ATGCCGGCGCGTATCCTGCCGGACGACCCGGAATTGAATGAGGCCGAAGGTCGGCAATACCCGCAGCAGACCAGCGACCGGCACATGGCTGCTCGCAACTACCTCAACCTCGACACGGCGATCCTGCTGGCGATCCTGTTTATTGCCATCGTCTTCAGGTTCCACAAGATCACCTTGCCGCTGGTCGACGGCTTCAGCTGGCGCGAGATAAGCACCGCGATGATGGCCGACAATTTCCGGGAGCGCAGCTGGAACATCTTCTTTCCGGAGGTCAGCTGGACCGGGCCCGGACCAAGTTATCAGGGCCGCGAGTTCCAGATCGTCAGCTATCTCACAGCCTTGCTCTACCAGCTCTTCGGCTGGCACGACTGGTTCGGCCGCGTGGTTGCAGCCTTCTTCGGTGTGGTGACGGTGTTTTCGCTGCACAGGCTGACGGCGCTATGCTGGGACGAGATGCACGCCCACGCGGCGGCACTTGCCTACGCGCTGATGCCGGCGGCCGTCATGATCGACAGCTCGTTTCTTCCCGATCCCGCGATGCTGGCCTTGGTGACCCTCGGCGTCTGGCTGTTTGCCAAATACTGGGCCGGCGGCAGCGGCTGGCTCCTGCCGCTCGCCACGGTCAGCTTCTCGCTCGGCGTGCTGTCAAAGCCACCAGGCATCGCTGCCGGCGCCGTCATCTTCTATCTGATGGTCTGCTGGATTCTGGAGAACAAGCGAAGGCAGGCAGCCTGGGTCTTCCTGTCGGGGCTTTTGAGCCTGGCCATCATAGGCGCTTATTTCAGCTGGGCGATCTATCTCGCTCGCAGCTATCCGCCGTTTCATATGGCCGGCAGCGGCGGCTATATCTGGGATTACGGCGTCTGGGCCTACGTCAGGGACAGGTTCTACGTCAATTCGCTATGGAACACCTCGGTCTTGTGGTTCTACGGCTATCCATTCCTGGGGCTGCTCGCCATCGGCTTGTGGATGCCGCCGAAACCCGCCGAAGACCGGAAGCAGCGCATCCTTTCGGCCATTCCCTCTGTGTGGCTGGCCGCGGCCACGGTCCTCTATCTGGCGGCGGCGGGCGAGATCACCAGCAATGTGTGGAACCTCCACATCTTCCATGTGCCGATCGCGATCTTCTGCGGCCACGGCGCGCTTCTTCTGGCAACGCTTTCATCGAAAATCGTTCCAGCGCCGGCGGTCGCGCTTCGCTCGGTCTGCATCGTGGCCGTCACGCTTGTCTGGTCGACCTTTCCCCTCGTCAGGACGATGAAGAAGCCGATCGCCATGAAGGGCAAGCTGCTTGGCGAGGAACTCGCGCGGCTGGCGCAACCGGGCGACCTCGTCGTCGCCATCGCGCCCGAGGTGGGCGATCCCGTCGCAGTCTACTACAGCAGGGCGCGCGGCTGGATATTCCCGCCCGGCGGAGGCGATACCGAATGGTCGAAATTCGTCGCGGATGACACCACCGCGATCGCACAACTCGAAGAACTGCGCGCGCAGGGCGCCGATCTGTTCGGTGTGACCAAGAACGCCATCGACAAGCAGGACCGGCTGTTCGTCGAGCATCATGGTGGGGTTATCGACTATCTGGACAGGACCGCAATCAAGCTTACGGATTCGGATGATCTGCTGATCTACAGGATCACCCGTCCATAA
- a CDS encoding pyridoxal phosphate-dependent aminotransferase encodes MAFLADALSRVKPSATIAVSQKARELKAKGRDVIGLGAGEPDFDTPENIKTAAIDAINRGETKYTPVSGIPELRKAIAAKFKRENGLEYSWEQTIVGTGGKQILFNAFMATLNPGDEVVVPAPYWVSYPEMVALCGGTPVFVSATQEHNFKLQAADLEKAITPKTKWFIFNSPSNPTGAAYTHAELKALTDVLMKHPHVWVLTDDMYEHLTYGDFKFVTPVEVEPKLYDRTLTMNGVSKAYAMTGWRIGYAAGPIQLIKAMDMIQGQQTSGATSIAQWAAVEALNGTQDFIPANKKIFEGRRDLVVSMLNQAKGIVCPVPEGAFYVYPSCKGLIGKTAPSGKVIETDEDFVSELLESEGVAVVHGSAFGLGPNFRISYATSEELLEEACRRIQRFCAACK; translated from the coding sequence ATGGCCTTCCTTGCCGATGCTCTTTCCCGTGTGAAGCCTTCAGCCACCATCGCCGTTTCCCAGAAAGCGCGCGAGCTGAAAGCAAAAGGACGCGACGTCATCGGCCTCGGTGCGGGTGAACCGGATTTCGATACGCCCGAGAATATCAAGACGGCCGCCATCGACGCGATCAACCGCGGCGAGACGAAGTACACGCCGGTTTCCGGCATTCCCGAACTGCGCAAGGCGATCGCCGCCAAGTTCAAGCGCGAGAACGGCCTGGAATATTCCTGGGAGCAGACGATTGTCGGCACCGGCGGCAAGCAGATCCTGTTCAACGCCTTCATGGCGACGCTGAACCCCGGCGACGAAGTGGTCGTCCCGGCGCCTTACTGGGTGTCGTATCCCGAGATGGTGGCGCTGTGCGGCGGCACGCCGGTTTTCGTTTCCGCCACCCAGGAGCATAATTTCAAGCTCCAGGCCGCCGATCTCGAAAAGGCGATCACGCCGAAGACCAAGTGGTTCATCTTCAACTCGCCGTCCAACCCGACGGGTGCGGCCTATACGCATGCCGAGCTGAAGGCGCTGACGGATGTGCTGATGAAGCATCCGCATGTCTGGGTGCTGACCGACGACATGTACGAGCACCTGACCTACGGCGACTTCAAGTTCGTCACGCCTGTCGAAGTCGAGCCCAAGCTCTACGACCGCACGCTGACGATGAACGGCGTCTCCAAGGCCTATGCGATGACCGGCTGGCGTATCGGCTACGCCGCAGGTCCGATCCAGCTCATCAAGGCGATGGACATGATCCAGGGTCAGCAGACCTCGGGTGCGACGTCGATTGCCCAGTGGGCGGCCGTCGAAGCGCTGAACGGCACGCAGGATTTCATTCCTGCCAACAAGAAGATCTTCGAAGGCCGCCGCGATCTCGTCGTTTCCATGCTGAACCAGGCCAAGGGTATCGTTTGCCCGGTGCCGGAAGGCGCCTTCTACGTCTATCCCTCCTGCAAGGGCTTGATCGGTAAAACCGCACCCTCCGGCAAGGTCATCGAGACCGATGAGGATTTCGTTTCCGAGCTTCTGGAATCGGAAGGCGTTGCCGTCGTTCACGGCTCGGCCTTCGGCCTCGGCCCGAACTTCCGCATCTCCTATGCGACCTCGGAAGAGCTTCTCGAAGAGGCCTGCCGCCGCATCCAGCGTTTTTGCGCCGCCTGCAAATAA
- a CDS encoding type II toxin-antitoxin system Phd/YefM family antitoxin has protein sequence MKTVSIRDAKNRLTELAREVEEGETIVVTRNGRPVFDLVPHRKRGGLDLEAGQAYLRARGITNPVPFIADDFDDPLPEDFLLKPLP, from the coding sequence ATGAAGACCGTTTCGATCCGCGACGCGAAGAACCGCCTGACCGAGCTTGCCCGCGAGGTCGAGGAAGGCGAGACCATTGTCGTGACGCGCAACGGCCGCCCGGTCTTCGATCTCGTGCCACATCGGAAGCGCGGTGGCTTGGACCTGGAAGCCGGTCAGGCTTATCTTCGTGCGCGGGGCATCACCAATCCTGTACCGTTCATCGCGGATGATTTTGATGATCCGCTGCCGGAGGATTTTCTCCTGAAGCCTTTGCCGTAG
- a CDS encoding type II toxin-antitoxin system VapC family toxin, with protein sequence MRLLLDTHIVLAILRKDVGQRFPEIAALLGDSKTEGFVSVASLWETAIKARLGKLDPGMPLEDIARSLEEIGLILLRIEIQHVITAADPEPETRDPFDRLLLAQCKVEGLQLATVDRLLVDHPLALRL encoded by the coding sequence ATGAGGCTTCTCCTCGATACCCATATCGTTCTCGCGATCCTGCGCAAGGACGTGGGACAACGTTTCCCGGAGATCGCGGCGCTGCTTGGTGATAGCAAGACCGAGGGCTTCGTCAGCGTCGCAAGTCTCTGGGAAACGGCGATCAAGGCTCGTCTGGGAAAGCTGGATCCTGGCATGCCGCTTGAAGACATCGCGCGGTCTCTCGAAGAAATAGGGCTGATATTGTTGCGGATCGAAATTCAGCACGTCATCACCGCCGCCGACCCGGAGCCGGAGACGCGCGATCCCTTCGACCGATTGCTGCTGGCGCAATGCAAGGTCGAGGGCCTGCAACTTGCGACAGTCGACCGCCTGCTCGTCGATCATCCGCTTGCGCTGCGACTTTAG
- a CDS encoding glycosyltransferase family 8 protein, which yields MQQSAVIVCSDVNMLPAACCTLLSVKRNLGGPGVEFLLLGIDLKPNEITEVGNFAQRHDMAIAVLPYHTPETAKQARGRWSAATLARLYMDLHIPGNVERLLYLDADVLAVASVDELFARDLQGKALAAVDDYVMAFPEKSGARQRKIGMREGGRYFNAGVLLFDWSACRAKGLFARTREIFEERSHLFENNDQDALNVTFDGDWLVLDPRWNTQTGLLPFVARPAILHFTGRKKPWQATVPWVHRRMARRYAEDLGNTPWASFCRQPSAAGRIGGFLSHVGKQIGGLARLARMRAYFSNS from the coding sequence TTGCAGCAGAGTGCCGTCATCGTCTGTTCGGATGTCAATATGCTGCCGGCTGCCTGCTGCACGCTGCTTTCCGTCAAGCGCAATCTCGGCGGTCCTGGCGTGGAGTTCCTGCTTCTCGGCATCGACCTCAAGCCGAACGAGATCACCGAGGTCGGAAATTTCGCGCAGCGGCACGACATGGCGATCGCCGTGCTGCCCTATCATACGCCGGAGACGGCAAAGCAGGCCCGGGGCCGCTGGTCGGCTGCGACGCTGGCGCGGCTCTACATGGATCTGCATATTCCTGGGAATGTCGAACGCCTGCTATACCTCGACGCCGATGTGCTCGCGGTGGCATCCGTCGACGAACTCTTCGCGCGGGACCTCCAGGGCAAGGCGCTTGCCGCGGTCGACGATTATGTCATGGCCTTTCCGGAGAAATCAGGCGCCCGGCAGCGGAAGATCGGCATGCGCGAGGGCGGACGATACTTCAACGCGGGCGTACTGCTGTTCGACTGGTCGGCCTGCCGGGCGAAGGGGCTATTTGCCAGGACACGGGAAATCTTCGAGGAGCGGTCGCATCTGTTCGAGAATAACGACCAGGACGCGCTGAACGTCACGTTCGACGGCGACTGGCTGGTGCTCGATCCGCGCTGGAACACGCAGACCGGGCTCCTGCCTTTCGTCGCCCGGCCGGCGATCCTCCATTTCACCGGCCGCAAGAAACCGTGGCAGGCGACGGTGCCCTGGGTGCATCGCCGGATGGCCAGGCGTTATGCCGAGGATCTCGGCAACACGCCCTGGGCGTCCTTCTGCAGGCAGCCGTCGGCTGCCGGCCGGATCGGCGGCTTCCTCTCGCATGTGGGAAAGCAGATCGGCGGGCTGGCGCGGCTGGCCCGGATGCGCGCCTATTTCAGCAACAGCTAG
- a CDS encoding 3-deoxy-manno-octulosonate cytidylyltransferase: MESIPSDTQKIAAADSGFNFLTPDAWTALLSRYSHIVLVANSEAVDLERLRSELPETALYVFFNNVYKVLDEPFAGHAVLVARSGVMGANIVHRREVADVLRFFAGGDFLGVVNIRVSPEENFSEESRFNGTGARHLDMTQMIRDLYPAGKIATSGFAMALWLADLQLPGKILLAGFSAKRSEKWKVFDVHDWTFEQIFLRLFARMGTISMIGGVDASPYAALAKRFPQVPPVEIAMTAAEVLSERLHNANSQIDRLMSVTKSIRAIEGFFRRFKPKTRKERFLEKSKE; encoded by the coding sequence ATGGAATCGATCCCCAGTGATACGCAGAAAATAGCCGCCGCCGATAGCGGCTTCAATTTCCTGACGCCGGACGCGTGGACGGCGCTGCTGTCGCGCTATTCCCACATCGTGCTGGTGGCAAACAGCGAGGCGGTCGATTTGGAGCGGCTCAGAAGCGAGTTGCCGGAGACGGCGCTCTACGTCTTCTTCAACAATGTCTACAAGGTGCTCGACGAGCCCTTCGCCGGTCATGCGGTGCTGGTTGCCCGCAGCGGCGTGATGGGCGCCAATATCGTCCACCGGCGCGAGGTGGCGGATGTCCTGCGCTTTTTTGCCGGCGGTGATTTTCTGGGTGTCGTCAACATCCGCGTTTCCCCCGAGGAGAACTTCAGCGAGGAGAGCCGCTTCAACGGCACCGGCGCCCGCCATCTCGACATGACGCAAATGATCCGAGATCTCTATCCGGCAGGCAAGATCGCGACGAGCGGCTTTGCGATGGCGCTCTGGCTCGCCGACCTGCAGCTGCCGGGCAAGATCCTGCTTGCCGGCTTTTCGGCAAAGAGAAGCGAGAAGTGGAAGGTCTTCGACGTGCACGATTGGACGTTCGAGCAGATTTTCCTGCGGCTCTTTGCCAGGATGGGTACGATCTCGATGATCGGCGGCGTCGATGCCAGCCCTTATGCGGCGCTCGCCAAACGCTTTCCGCAGGTGCCGCCGGTCGAGATCGCGATGACGGCGGCCGAAGTCCTGTCCGAGCGGCTTCACAATGCGAACAGCCAGATCGACCGGCTGATGTCCGTCACCAAATCCATCCGCGCCATCGAGGGTTTCTTCCGGCGTTTCAAGCCGAAAACCCGCAAGGAGCGTTTCCTCGAAAAGTCGAAGGAATAA
- a CDS encoding calcium:proton antiporter, protein MGIASRLKEEKFLVAALAVAAVAYLLEHAVIEMGRGVALIAAAALVGTIVLASIRVAHHAELLAVKVGDPYGTMILTLSAVAVEVIILAIMMSGESSPTLVRDTIYSALMLDINGILGLAALLGGLKHGEQPYNDNSGKTYGVMILTAMGISMIVPEFVPGDKWHYYSAFTIVAMIALYGLFLRMQVGQHSYFFSYSYPRSERKKESPDEHGSDESAAISIATILVGVVIIGLLAEFMAAFMAEGLRDSGAPIAVTAVVVAAISAAPEILTALRAALKNRMQATVNIAMGASLSTVILTVPVMEAIALYTGQPFIMAMTPVQTVMVTITLIAAAINLNDGETNAIEGMTHFILFATFIMLTALGL, encoded by the coding sequence GTGGGGATTGCGTCACGCTTGAAAGAAGAGAAGTTTCTGGTCGCCGCACTTGCCGTTGCCGCCGTCGCCTATCTCCTGGAACACGCCGTGATCGAGATGGGACGCGGTGTCGCGCTCATCGCCGCCGCCGCCCTGGTCGGCACCATCGTTCTCGCCTCGATCCGCGTTGCCCATCATGCCGAACTGCTCGCCGTCAAGGTCGGCGATCCCTATGGCACGATGATCCTGACGCTGTCGGCCGTCGCTGTCGAGGTCATCATCCTCGCCATCATGATGAGCGGAGAGAGTTCGCCGACGCTAGTGCGCGACACGATCTATTCCGCCCTGATGCTCGATATCAACGGCATTCTGGGTCTCGCCGCCCTGCTCGGCGGCCTCAAGCACGGCGAACAGCCCTACAACGACAATTCGGGCAAGACCTACGGCGTGATGATCCTGACCGCCATGGGCATCTCGATGATCGTTCCGGAATTCGTGCCCGGCGATAAATGGCACTATTATTCCGCCTTCACCATCGTCGCGATGATTGCGCTCTACGGTCTCTTCCTGCGCATGCAGGTCGGCCAGCACAGCTATTTCTTCAGCTACAGCTACCCACGTTCCGAGCGGAAGAAAGAAAGCCCGGACGAGCATGGCTCCGACGAGTCGGCCGCAATCTCGATCGCCACCATTCTCGTCGGCGTCGTCATCATCGGCCTGCTGGCCGAGTTCATGGCCGCCTTCATGGCCGAGGGTCTGCGCGACAGCGGCGCGCCGATCGCCGTGACCGCCGTCGTCGTCGCGGCGATTTCAGCTGCCCCCGAGATCCTGACCGCCTTGAGGGCAGCACTTAAGAACCGCATGCAGGCGACCGTCAACATCGCCATGGGCGCCTCGCTCTCGACCGTGATCCTGACGGTGCCGGTCATGGAGGCGATCGCGCTCTATACCGGCCAGCCCTTCATCATGGCGATGACCCCGGTGCAGACGGTGATGGTGACGATCACGCTGATTGCCGCGGCGATCAACCTCAATGACGGCGAGACCAACGCCATCGAAGGCATGACGCATTTCATTCTTTTCGCCACTTTCATCATGCTGACGGCGCTGGGGCTTTAA